From the Trifolium pratense cultivar HEN17-A07 linkage group LG4, ARS_RC_1.1, whole genome shotgun sequence genome, the window TTGAACTCCAGGAGTTACTCTACATCTGGTACTTATGCCTATGGAGGATTGCAGAATTCTGGTTTGGCGATTGGGTCACCTCTATCGTCGATTATGGTGCCTGCTCCATTAGAGAAAGGTGCAGCTGGGTTTTTGGTAAATTTTCTGATGGGAGGAATGTCTGCTGCTGTGTCGAAGACAGCTGCTGCTCCTATTGAACGAGTTAAATTACTTATCCAAAACCAGTATAAAATGCTCAAAAGTGGCAGGTTATCTGAGCCATATAAGGGAATTGGTGATTGTTTTGGAATGTATGATTCTCTGAAACCAGTTGATTTGGTTGGTGGTATGCAGGTATGTGCATAATTTGAATGTGAAATAATATggtatttcttaatttgtgcCGTGTTAGATTAAAACTATTGGTCTTTGAATGTAATTGTTTTGCTTGAATATGTTCACGTGAATATGTGATTATGTAGTTTCCATGTACTGTTTCTTTCTTATCTAATTTCCTCCCTTTTCCTTTTAGGCTCTGAACTTTGCGTTTAAAGATTACTTCAAGAGGCTTTTCAACTTCAAAAAAGACAGAGATGGCTATTGGAAGTGGTTTAATTTAGCATCTGGTGGGGATGATGGGGCTTCCTCACCCTTATTTGTCTATTCTTTGGATTATGCCCGTACCCGCTTGGCAAATTATGCAAAGGCTGCAAAGAAGGGTGGTGAGAAGCAGTTTAATGGAATGGTTGATGTTTACAGCAAAACCTTACAGTCTGATGGCATTGCTGGCCTTTATCGTGGTCTTTTCTTTGGAATGTATGATTCTCTGAAACCAGTTGATTTGGTTGGTGGTATGCAGGTATGTGCATAATTTGAATGTGCAATATGGTATTTCTTAATCTGTGCCGTGTTAGATTAAAACTATTGGTCTTTGAATGTAATTGGTTTGCTTGAATATGTTAACGTGAATATGTGATTTTGTATGGCTTTAATATAACTTGAAAATTATGCTTTTGGAATGCTAGTCTAGTATATTAGCACATTATCTGTAAGCATGTTAGTATTCTTCAATCACCTGCAATTAGTAATGTGTATACCTTTCTATTAAACAGCTTTATATCATTGGAGATAAAAACTTACGTTATATTTATGGTATATTTGAAATATCAGCGGGCTGATAAACCCATTACACGGTATTTTTCCACATTTGGAAAAGGTCTTCCGAAACATGTGTATTGGAGGAAGAGAAAAGCGTTGACCGGTCTTCCCGAACATGTGGATTGGAGGAAGAGAAACGTGTTGACCTCAATCAAAGACCAGGGAGACTCCGGtatttatctttaaatttgAATCACTTATTCAATTAGTATTTACAACACTTGTTAACTAccgattttttttctctttttatatagGTTTCTGTGTTGTTTTTACTGTTATTGCGTCAACCGAGAGTCTATACAATTTCAGAAGGTTACCGTTTCttgaaaaaatctataacaCAGAAAGGGGGTCCCTAGTGGAACTGTCAACCCAACACGTAGCAAATCGCATCTTAAAGAAATATCAAAAGATTAATAGGAAGACAGGGGGTGCAATTATTTTTACTGGTTTCACGTTTATAGAGGTATTTGATGCTGTTAAAGTTTATGGAGTTCCTACTGAAAAGGATTTTCCCTTCTATGGGATGCCTGATATGCATGTTGACATACCACTGCCAGTGTTCAAGTATTTATACTCTATAGACAATTATAAACGTGTCAAGCTAGATGTACATGTGATGATGGAGACGCTGACGCGTCAACCAATCTGTGCTGCCATTGACGCCAGAATGTGGCCAAGATATGGTTGGAGAAAAGATGAAGTACACTACCCAGAATACTCAGATTATTAGTATAATAATCTGAGTATTCTGGGTAGTGTACTTCATCTTTTCTCCAACCATATCTTGGCCACATTCTGGCGTCAATGGCAGCACAGATTGGTTGACGCGTCAGCGTCTCCATCATCACATGTACATCTAGCTTGACACGTTTATAATTGTCTATAGAGTATAAATACTTGAACACTGGCAGTGGTATGTCAACATGCATATCAGGCATCCCATAGAAGGGAAAATCCTTTTCAGTAGGAACTCCATAAACTTTAACAGCATCAAATACCTCTATAAACGTGAAACCAGTAAAAATAATTGCACCCCCTGTCTTCCTATTAATCTTTTGATATTTCTTTAAGATGCGATTTGCTACGTGTTGAGTTGACAGTTCCACTAGGGACCCCCTTTCTGtgttatagattttttcaaGAAACGGTAACCTTCTGAAATTGTATAGACTCTCGGTTGACGCAATAACAGTAAAAACAACACAGAAACctatataaaaagagaaaaaaaatcggTAGTTAACAAGTGTTGTAAATACTAATTGAATAAGTGATTcaaatttaaagataaataCCGGAGTCTCCCTGGTCTTTGATTGAGGTCAACACGTTTCTCTTCCTCCAATCCACATGTTCGGGAAGACCGGTCAACGCTTTTCTCTTCCTCCAATACACATGTTTCGGTAGACCTTTTCCAAATGTGGAAAAATACCGTGTAATGGGTTTAACAGCCCGCTGATATTTCAAATATACCATAAATATAACGTAAGTTTTTATCTCCAATGATATAAAGCTGTTTAATAGAAAGGTATACACATTACTAATTGCAGGTGATTGAAGAATACTAACATGCTTACAGATAATGTGCTAATATACTAGACTAGCATTCCAAAAGCATAATTTTCAAGTTATATTAAAGCCATACAAAATCACATATTCACGTTAACATATTCAAGCAAACCAATTACTGATGGGTTCGTGTATgaaatatatgaatgaaaacAGTAATATGAAtggaattgaaatgaaaatactGTAATTGTATTAGAATGGATGAACAATTACAAGAGAAAAAGTAATGGAAAAGATAACAAACTGATAACAATAGCTATCAGCCCCTAGAGCTCAAAGGCTCCCCCAATCACCAAGATGGTG encodes:
- the LOC123924825 gene encoding ADP,ATP carrier protein 3, mitochondrial-like isoform X5, producing MADGPQYPSVAQKLRGHSYLVSRLSPNLNSRSYSTSGTYAYGGLQNSGLAIGSPLSFIMVPAPSEKEAAGFLVDFLMGGVSAAVSKTAAAPIEQVKLLIQNQYEMLKSGRLSEPYKGIGDCFARTMKDEGVIALWRGSTANVIRYFPTQVPFLFAIMADGPQYPSVAQKLRGHSYLVSRLSPNLNSRSYSTSGTYAYGGLQNSGLAIGSPLSSIMVPAPLEKGAAGFLVNFLMGGMSAAVSKTAAAPIERVKLLIQNQYKMLKSGRLSEPYKGIGDCFGMYDSLKPVDLVGGMQALNFAFKDYFKRLFNFKKDRDGYWKWFNLASGGDDGASSPLFVYSLDYARTRLANYAKAAKKGGEKQFNGMVDVYSKTLQSDGIAGLYRGLFFGMYDSLKPVDLVGGMQKGIHITNCR
- the LOC123924825 gene encoding ADP,ATP carrier protein 3, mitochondrial-like isoform X4, giving the protein MADGPQYPSVAQKLRGHSYLVSRLSPNLNSRSYSTSGTYAYGGLQNSGLAIGSPLSFIMVPAPSEKEAAGFLVDFLMGGVSAAVSKTAAAPIEQVKLLIQNQYEMLKSGRLSEPYKGIGDCFARTMKDEGVIALWRGSTANVIRYFPTQVPFLFAIMADGPQYPSVAQKLRGHSYLVSRLSPNLNSRSYSTSGTYAYGGLQNSGLAIGSPLSSIMVPAPLEKGAAGFLVNFLMGGMSAAVSKTAAAPIERVKLLIQNQYKMLKSGRLSEPYKGIGDCFGMYDSLKPVDLVGGMQALNFAFKDYFKRLFNFKKDRDGYWKWFNLASGGDDGASSPLFVYSLDYARTRLANYAKAAKKGGEKQFNGMVDVYSKTLQSDGIAGLYRGLFFGMYDSLKPVDLVGGMQFSLKLLDLKNAKH
- the LOC123924825 gene encoding ADP,ATP carrier protein 3, mitochondrial-like isoform X3, with protein sequence MADGPQYPSVAQKLRGHSYLVSRLSPNLNSRSYSTSGTYAYGGLQNSGLAIGSPLSFIMVPAPSEKEAAGFLVDFLMGGVSAAVSKTAAAPIEQVKLLIQNQYEMLKSGRLSEPYKGIGDCFARTMKDEGVIALWRGSTANVIRYFPTQVPFLFAIMADGPQYPSVAQKLRGHSYLVSRLSPNLNSRSYSTSGTYAYGGLQNSGLAIGSPLSSIMVPAPLEKGAAGFLVNFLMGGMSAAVSKTAAAPIERVKLLIQNQYKMLKSGRLSEPYKGIGDCFGMYDSLKPVDLVGGMQALNFAFKDYFKRLFNFKKDRDGYWKWFNLASGGDDGASSPLFVYSLDYARTRLANYAKAAKKGGEKQFNGMVDVYSKTLQSDGIAGLYRGLFFGMYDSLKPVDLVGGMQLFNRKVYTLLIAGD
- the LOC123924825 gene encoding ADP,ATP carrier protein 3, mitochondrial-like isoform X2, with amino-acid sequence MADGPQYPSVAQKLRGHSYLVSRLSPNLNSRSYSTSGTYAYGGLQNSGLAIGSPLSFIMVPAPSEKEAAGFLVDFLMGGVSAAVSKTAAAPIEQVKLLIQNQYEMLKSGRLSEPYKGIGDCFARTMKDEGVIALWRGSTANVIRYFPTQVPFLFAIMADGPQYPSVAQKLRGHSYLVSRLSPNLNSRSYSTSGTYAYGGLQNSGLAIGSPLSSIMVPAPLEKGAAGFLVNFLMGGMSAAVSKTAAAPIERVKLLIQNQYKMLKSGRLSEPYKGIGDCFGMYDSLKPVDLVGGMQALNFAFKDYFKRLFNFKKDRDGYWKWFNLASGGDDGASSPLFVYSLDYARTRLANYAKAAKKGGEKQFNGMVDVYSKTLQSDGIAGLYRGLFFGMYDSLKPVDLVGGMQVSVLFLLLLRQPRVYTISEGYRFLKKSITQKGGP
- the LOC123924825 gene encoding ADP,ATP carrier protein 3, mitochondrial-like isoform X7, producing MADGPQYPSVAQKLRGHSYLVSRLSPNLNSRSYSTSGTYAYGGLQNSGLAIGSPLSFIMVPAPSEKEAAGFLVDFLMGGVSAAVSKTAAAPIEQVKLLIQNQYEMLKSGRLSEPYKGIGDCFARTMKDEGVIALWRGSTANVIRYFPTQVPFLFAIMADGPQYPSVAQKLRGHSYLVSRLSPNLNSRSYSTSGTYAYGGLQNSGLAIGSPLSSIMVPAPLEKGAAGFLVNFLMGGMSAAVSKTAAAPIERVKLLIQNQYKMLKSGRLSEPYKGIGDCFGMYDSLKPVDLVGGMQALNFAFKDYFKRLFNFKKDRDGYWKWFNLASGGDDGASSPLFVYSLDYARTRLANYAKAAKKGGEKQFNGMVDVYSKTLQSDGIAGLYRGLFFGMYDSLKPVDLVGGMQNIVQ
- the LOC123924825 gene encoding ADP,ATP carrier protein 3, mitochondrial-like isoform X6, producing the protein MADGPQYPSVAQKLRGHSYLVSRLSPNLNSRSYSTSGTYAYGGLQNSGLAIGSPLSFIMVPAPSEKEAAGFLVDFLMGGVSAAVSKTAAAPIEQVKLLIQNQYEMLKSGRLSEPYKGIGDCFARTMKDEGVIALWRGSTANVIRYFPTQVPFLFAIMADGPQYPSVAQKLRGHSYLVSRLSPNLNSRSYSTSGTYAYGGLQNSGLAIGSPLSSIMVPAPLEKGAAGFLVNFLMGGMSAAVSKTAAAPIERVKLLIQNQYKMLKSGRLSEPYKGIGDCFGMYDSLKPVDLVGGMQALNFAFKDYFKRLFNFKKDRDGYWKWFNLASGGDDGASSPLFVYSLDYARTRLANYAKAAKKGGEKQFNGMVDVYSKTLQSDGIAGLYRGLFFGMYDSLKPVDLVGGMQVIEEY